In Bernardetia sp., the DNA window AAGACTATCACTTCTAAAGAACTTGTAGAAAAGCTAGAAGCGAACAAATCTAAAATGAACTTCAAACAGCGACTAGCTGCCAAGATGCTAACTAAGAAGCTCAAAAAGATAGAAAAGAAACAAGCTAAAGCAGAAAAAAAGTCTATTAAAGAAAGTAAAGATTCTACTGCTCTTGGTGGAATATTGAGATTCATTGGAATTTTACTCATTATTTTGGGAGTAGTTGGCTTATTTACCAGTTTTGTAACAGCTGGAATAGGAACTATCATTGTAGGAGTTATTCTTGTTTTATTACCTATGTTGATATAACACTTGATTTTAAATAACAAGAGAAAACAACGCATTTTTGATTAAATTGCGTTGTTTTTTTTATTTATATAGGAAACTTAGTTGGACTACTTTATTGATTTTGTAACCAAGAATCAAAACAAAGTTACTTGGAATAGATTAAAAAAATAAGCACTACTAAAACAGACCTTCCCAATAAAAAATAATTAGTCATGAAAATAATAGAGTTACTCAAAAATATAAAAGTAGAGTCTTTACACGGAGATTTAGACACTACTATCAATGAAATTCAATTTGACTCTCGTAAGATAAAACCAAATGATATTTATGTAGCCTTGAAAGGTACGGTGGCTGATGGGCATCAGTTCATAAAGCAAGCTATTCAAGATGGAGCAAAGGCTATTGTCTGTGAAATTTTGCCTGTGTATTTGGAAAAGGAAGTTATCTATGTAAAGGTAGAAAATACAGCCAAAACCTTAGGATTGTTGGCAGGGAACTATTATGGAAACCCGTCTAAAAAACTAAAATTGGTAGGTGTTACAGGTACGAATGGTAAGACAACAGTTGTAACAATTTTGTACAAATTATTTAAAAAACTAGGATACAACGTCGGACTTATTTCTACTATTCACAACAAAATAAAAACTCGTATTTATCCATCTACGCATACTACCCCAAATCCTGTCGAACTCAATAAGCTATTGGCAGAAATGGTAAAAAAACGCTGTACTCACGTTTTTATGGAGGTAAGCTCACACGCTGTCGTACAAAAACGCATTGAAGGACTGCATTTTAAAGGAGCTGTGTTTACAAATATTTCACACGACCATTTAGATTATCATAAAACATTTGCTGAATATATCAGAGCAAAAAAAGGCTTTTTTGATATGCTTTCCACAACAGCTTTTGCACTTGTCAATCAAGACGACAAGCGAGGTTTGGTTATGCTTCAAAACTGTAAGGCAAAACACGTAACATATTCTATGAAATCTATGTCTGATTATAAAGTCAGAATTATGGATAGTTCTTTTGAAGGAATGCAATTACAGATAGAAGAGCGTCTTAACGGGCAAATCAATGGTAAAGAAACATGGACAAAACTCATCGGACATTTTAATGCCTACAATCTCTTGGCTGTCTATGCTGTGGCGATGCTTTTGGGAGAAGATGAAGATGAAATTTTGACAGAGCTTTCCAATATAAAAGGAGTAAATGGTCGTTTTCAGCGTTATACGTCATCTTTAGGAGTTCATGCGATTGTAGATTATGCTCATACGCCCGATGCACTTGAAAATATTTTAAAAACAATTAGCGAGATAAAAAAGCCTCATCAAAATCTAATTACTGTTGTGGGCTGTGGAGGAGATAGAGATAAAACCAAACGACCAGAAATGGCAAAAATAGCTACGAATTATAGTACGTGGAGCATTTTTACATCAGATAATCCAAGAACAGAAAAGCCAGAAGATATTTTACAAGATATGTTAGAGGGGGTAAAAGAAGTAGAGCCTTCAAAATATCAGACGATAGTTTTACGCAAAGAAGCCATTGAAAGAGCTTGTAGTATGGCAAGTAAAGACGATATTATTTTAGTGGCTGGAAAAGGACACGAAACCTATCAAGAAATAAATGGAGAGCGTTTTGATTTTGATGATAGAGTAGTTTTGAAGGAATCTTTGGAGTAAAAAATATCTAATATACTTTTCAAATTATAATTTATGAAACCTCTCATTTTTGGATTTTTATTGTTACTAGGTTGGGTATTTCTCTTCATTACCTTTAGTAACTACAAACAAAGCTCATTTTTATTAGAAAATGGAAAAAAGACTAAAGCTCTTGTTATTGATTTAGGAGAAGAACAAGATTTTGAAGGCTATGAATATACTCCCATTTTTGAATATCAAGACGAAGAAAATAATACCATAACCTTTGTGAGCAATGCTACGTCAGATTATGAACCGTACAGCGTGGGCGATAGTGTAGAGATTGTTTACTTCCCAAATGAGCCGAATACTGAAGTTGAGATTTCGTTTTTTTCGCTGTATGGAATGTCTCTCATTTTTGGAGTTCTGGGTCTTGTGTTTTCTGTCGCTGGCTTCGGGTTTTTGATAGATTTTTATAGGAATAAGAAGTAGATATGAAATTATTTTACTGTATTTTTGCTTCAAGAATAGTAATTCTATTCTCTACATTATATCAAATAAAATGAATAAAAGAGCTTGCGAAAAATCTATATTTAGAACGTTACATCTAATTTTGGAGACACAAAAAATGATAGAACTGTATGAAGAAGATTCAGAATTTGAAACAGATTTATCAGCTATAAGAGAGCATAAAGAAATGCTAACAAGTCTTATTAGAGATATTAATGATGATTTACTGCCTTATAATCTTGGTTTATATTCCTTAAGTTTAGACAATGATGCAAAACAAAATAGGTATTGATTTTCTAAAAACCATAGTTTTTCTGAAAAACGATGAATTTACCCTATTTTTGATGACATAATCTTGATATCAAAATACCATTTTAAATATGAAATATATACTTTCTGTGTGCTGTCTTATCGTTATTTTCCAATCTTGTTCTTCTGCTAACAAATCAGGCTCTATGCCGACGAGTAACCAAGAAAGTACAGAAGCAGGAGCAATGTCGGATAAGAAAAAACGAGAAAAGCTAGATGAAGCACAGGATGAACTCTACGAAGAAGCACCCACAGAAGCTCTACGACAAATTTCCATTCCAGAACAGACTTTCAAAATAGAAAGAGTAATCGTCTTAGATGATGCAAGAAGTGAGAGTGACATTGCCAGTGAAAGCTCTAGCGAAAGTGAAAAACTAAGCGTGAGCAATAAACACGCAAAGGTTTTGTTGTTTGCAGAAAAAATACAAACGGGTTCTTATCCAATAGCTCAAAATAATCTTCCTTATGCCACCGTCCATGTAATGCTCACACAAGGACAAGAAAAAATTGAAGGTGACCTAGAAGATGGAACGGTACATTTGTCCGTTTTGGATTCGGCTGGAATAACCAAAGGAAATTTTGAAGGAACGCTCATCAAAGGAGACGAGCGTTATTTTATTGGAGGAAACTTTTCGAATTAATTGAAAATGAATAACGAACAATGAAAAATTTAGTAGTTGGCTTTTCATTCATCATTAATAATTAACCATTTATCATTAATTCTAAAGTGTTTCTATCATAAAGTTATGGTTTGTATAAATACACGTATCAGCAGCAATAGTGAGTGCTTCTTTTACCATTTCTTCTGCTGAAAGGTGTGGTGCGTGGCGTTTGAGCGCAATAGCAGCTGATTTTGCATACATACTTCCAGAGCCGATAGATTCTACTTCTTCATCTGGTTCAATAACATCTCCAGAACCCGAAATATTTAAGATTCCATTTTTATCTACCACAATCATCATTGCTTCTAGCTTACGAAGGTAACGGTCTGTACGCCAATCTTTGGCAAGTTCGATGGCAGAGCGTTTTACATTTCCACCGTACGAGTTTAGTTTTTCTTCGAAGCGTTCTAAAAGTGTGAAGGCATCGGCAGTTGAGCCAGCAAAGCCTGTAATTACTTTTCCATCTGCAATTTTACGAATTTTTTTGACAGTAGATTTGGCTACTGTATTTCCCATAGTTGCCTGTCCGTCTGCTCCAATGGCAATTTGTCCGTTGTGAGAAATGGCAAGGACGGTTGTTGATTTTATTTTTTGCATTTTTAATTTGGTTGATTATTATTCTTTACTGTTTTCAATAATTCAGTATGATGGTAAAATGTCTTTTTAAAATTAGGTAATTTATAAGCCGTATTTTCTAATATGATAAGGCTTGTTTTTGTTTGAGGAAAATAAAAGTTAGAAGACACAAATCCAGGGGCAAACCCTAATGCTCCAATCTGAATATCCTGCTCATTTTTTTGAAACGTAAGACCATAACCGTATTCAATACTTCCAAAAATAGGATGTTTTCTTGTTTCATACTGTTTGGTCATTAGCTTAAAAGTTTCATTTTTGAGTAATTTTCCATTATGAAGGAGTGTGTTCCACTTTACTAAATCCTGTGCTGTAGAAATAAAACTTCCTGCTGCTACATAATTCTGAAATGTATTTTCCTCATAGATAATATTTCCACTTTCTGTTTCTGTGTAACCTGCTGTTATCATTTTTTTGTTTTCGATGCTAGGATAAGCAGTATGTTTCAGTCCAATAGTTTTGAAAAAAGTAGTTGAAATTTCTTCAAAAGATTGCTTTTTTACGTTTTCCAAAATATTAGCAAGAAGTTTAAACCCTAATTGAGAGTATTCAAACTTGCTTCCCAAAGGAAATGCTAGTGGTTCATTTAAGTTTCTAATGCCGTGTGTGTGCGTCAAGAGATGATGAACGGTTACAGAATCAGCCCATTTTTGTTTTACGTTTGGAAAATAGGTGCGTATAGGTTCATTAAGATTTATACTGCCTTTTTCATATTCTTGCAAAATCATAACAGCCGTTATTTGCTTACTTATAGAACCAATAACAAATTGATTTTCAGGCGTCAGAGGAATTTTTTTCTCTCTGTTTGCAAAGCCTTGAGTTTTAGAATAGATTTGTTTTCCATCTTTTACCATCAAAACAACTCCATTAAAAGGCTTAACAGTAGTAGATTCGATGAGCGAGTCAATGGCAGAAATATAACTATCCTCAAACTGTTTTTTTTCTACTTTTTGGCAACTAAAAAAAATAAGACTGATAAAAATATAAATCCACAAACAATACAATGATTTTTTAAAATTCATCTTTAAAATCTTTATCAAAGTCAAATACTTTACGCTTGTATTCGTACTTACTACCAAAGTAAACATCTTTTACACCTTTGTGAGCCGATACTTCTTCTGGAGTTCCATCAGCGAAAGGGTCACCTTCAAACATAATATAGACTTTATCACAAATCGAAAGCGTCTCATCTGCTTTATGGTCTGTGATAAGAACACCAATATTCTTCTGTTTTAGTTTTGCTACCAACATTTGGATATTCTCCACAGCGATAGGGTCAACACCAGCAAAAGGTTCATCTAGTAAGATAAAGTTTGGGTTCGTAGCCACAGCCCTAGCAATTTCTGTACGACGACGCTCACCACCAGAGAGTAGTTTTCCTTTTGTTTTTTTGAAGCGTTTCAAACGAAACTCTTCAATGAGTTCCTCCATTTTTTCACGCTGCTCCTGTTTGGAGAGATTTCGCATTTCTAAAGGAGCTAATATGTTTTCTTCTACAGTAAGTTCTCTAAAAACAGAGTTTTCCTGTGCTAAATAACCAATTCCTAGCTGCGAACGGCGAAACATAGGAAGCTTTGTGATGTCTCTATCATCCAAATAAACTCTTCCACTATTTGGTTTTACTAATCCTACGACCATATAAAAAGAAGTTGTCTTACCAGCTCCATTGGGCCCCAAAACACCTACAATTTCGCCTTGTTTTACTTCTATCGAAACGCCATTCACTACCGTTCTGCCACCGTAGCGTTTGACTAAATTATCTGCTCTTAAAATCATTTTTTCAGTAATCAGTAACCAGTAATCAGTAACCAGTCAAATTCAATATTTTTTCTTCGTATTTTATAATACAATATAAATCAATTACCAAACTTACTCAATTTGTTACACATCTGTTTTTGGTACAACCTCATTTTGTGAATAAATAAGTATTTTATCTCGGTTTATAGAATCTTTTAAGAAT includes these proteins:
- a CDS encoding UDP-N-acetylmuramoyl-L-alanyl-D-glutamate--2,6-diaminopimelate ligase, translated to MKIIELLKNIKVESLHGDLDTTINEIQFDSRKIKPNDIYVALKGTVADGHQFIKQAIQDGAKAIVCEILPVYLEKEVIYVKVENTAKTLGLLAGNYYGNPSKKLKLVGVTGTNGKTTVVTILYKLFKKLGYNVGLISTIHNKIKTRIYPSTHTTPNPVELNKLLAEMVKKRCTHVFMEVSSHAVVQKRIEGLHFKGAVFTNISHDHLDYHKTFAEYIRAKKGFFDMLSTTAFALVNQDDKRGLVMLQNCKAKHVTYSMKSMSDYKVRIMDSSFEGMQLQIEERLNGQINGKETWTKLIGHFNAYNLLAVYAVAMLLGEDEDEILTELSNIKGVNGRFQRYTSSLGVHAIVDYAHTPDALENILKTISEIKKPHQNLITVVGCGGDRDKTKRPEMAKIATNYSTWSIFTSDNPRTEKPEDILQDMLEGVKEVEPSKYQTIVLRKEAIERACSMASKDDIILVAGKGHETYQEINGERFDFDDRVVLKESLE
- a CDS encoding DUF3592 domain-containing protein encodes the protein MKPLIFGFLLLLGWVFLFITFSNYKQSSFLLENGKKTKALVIDLGEEQDFEGYEYTPIFEYQDEENNTITFVSNATSDYEPYSVGDSVEIVYFPNEPNTEVEISFFSLYGMSLIFGVLGLVFSVAGFGFLIDFYRNKK
- the hslV gene encoding ATP-dependent protease subunit HslV; the encoded protein is MQKIKSTTVLAISHNGQIAIGADGQATMGNTVAKSTVKKIRKIADGKVITGFAGSTADAFTLLERFEEKLNSYGGNVKRSAIELAKDWRTDRYLRKLEAMMIVVDKNGILNISGSGDVIEPDEEVESIGSGSMYAKSAAIALKRHAPHLSAEEMVKEALTIAADTCIYTNHNFMIETL
- a CDS encoding serine hydrolase domain-containing protein, translating into MNFKKSLYCLWIYIFISLIFFSCQKVEKKQFEDSYISAIDSLIESTTVKPFNGVVLMVKDGKQIYSKTQGFANREKKIPLTPENQFVIGSISKQITAVMILQEYEKGSINLNEPIRTYFPNVKQKWADSVTVHHLLTHTHGIRNLNEPLAFPLGSKFEYSQLGFKLLANILENVKKQSFEEISTTFFKTIGLKHTAYPSIENKKMITAGYTETESGNIIYEENTFQNYVAAGSFISTAQDLVKWNTLLHNGKLLKNETFKLMTKQYETRKHPIFGSIEYGYGLTFQKNEQDIQIGALGFAPGFVSSNFYFPQTKTSLIILENTAYKLPNFKKTFYHHTELLKTVKNNNQPN
- the lptB gene encoding LPS export ABC transporter ATP-binding protein, encoding MILRADNLVKRYGGRTVVNGVSIEVKQGEIVGVLGPNGAGKTTSFYMVVGLVKPNSGRVYLDDRDITKLPMFRRSQLGIGYLAQENSVFRELTVEENILAPLEMRNLSKQEQREKMEELIEEFRLKRFKKTKGKLLSGGERRRTEIARAVATNPNFILLDEPFAGVDPIAVENIQMLVAKLKQKNIGVLITDHKADETLSICDKVYIMFEGDPFADGTPEEVSAHKGVKDVYFGSKYEYKRKVFDFDKDFKDEF